acctgtcagcctcttcctcctcctctctctattttcctccgcgcgccgcgcgcacgcgtcgccgccgccggtcaaccCCGGCTTCCgtgccacgtgccggccatcctcgcgcGCCGTGCCGCCCCTTCCCCTTATCCGCGCCCGGCCTGCCCCCGCTctccctcaaaccctagcccgctcccctcctccattgccgccgcccccgagctccgcccgccgccgcgattcaCCCGCTCCGGTGAGCCGTAGCTCAATCCCTCGCGCGGGGAGcgtctcctcccttccctcaTTCGATTTCGCCCCTAACCcggccccttctccctccctgtagggccgccgtcgagcgccttcgcccgccgccgcctctgcttgccgcgccgccgcctcgccgtcgtttCCCGCCGTCCAAGCCCCCGATGAGGCTCgctgcctcctcttcttccccgtGCGTAGCTCCCCTTCCCCGCTCCGGCCCCGCCTCTCCGCGCCGCCTCACGCCGCCGTccaacggcgccgccgcgcacgcggtGTCCGCGCGCACCAGCGCGCTgtggccgcgccccgccgcgggtCAAGGCCCCTGGTCGGCCTTGACTCGGGCTGGTGGGCCACTGGCCAGCGGGCCCCACCCATCAGCGCCTGCGGGTGTGGGATCCTGGTGCACCTAGCgatttagctagggtttctATAGGTTTATTTGAGCAGCAATCTTGCAAAATTCATAGAAATTcttgtatagctccaaaaattatgaaacattttttgttggattcctctagctgagatatactcaataaaaatatttttttgcatattactttgttgtagatttatttatagttttatcttgTAAAAGTGTGtttaatgcttatttatttgtgtattTCTTGAAAAATCTCAAACTAAATTATGTTAGACTCCATGTGAGGTGTAGTATTCAATGGTGCAACTTGTTCATTTCGTTCCTTGCTAtttatcaaagttttagcttgttttcttaTGCCTTGGCTGAAAATGGTTTAATTTAGAAcattttgctggaaagtgagaaaatagtaAAGACTATTTTAatagctttgttttcatgcctagtttctatgataattgtcttggatttgtttagataAGTTGCATGCCTTTCCCGAtttatcttgcttagagtagctgaaaattgatctatttatgATTACTTTtaggaaaatgcttttaatgcaaaaccaattttcatgagttccttgtGTGGTTCTCTACATGatcaaattatttcatgatttatgcttgttgttaagttcatttcttaattcttgcatcgcattcatgcattttagtgaccgaaccgtcggagaacgaacccgtggagcccgccgagtcTGTTGGGCCTGAGcctggagtcccgttcgtggtcgagtccgaagttaacccaggcaagcagctaagcatattccttacACCTATCTAATTTTGACTAGCTTAGTTATCTCActtgggtaatgttgggttatatatatatatatatatatatatatatatatatatatatatatatatatatatatatatatatatgtatgtatcgCATTTTTATACCTATCTTTATGCACaatccttccttgatttgttatccttattcttggcactagttagatagttaattacttaacttgactagatgcttagccctgcttagaatactcctATTGCTCGCTAGccaggaatggtttggaggatcacacttaccgataatccttgatcgcactggttcggttgggttgttaagagtttggtagtatcgagattcaagcggaatggtagggcctagagaatgaagacacatgggcatagtccgcttggatcgattaaggaccgagtggatgccatcggccttgagcacctttccgtgctaccacatatccaatataatggaacggataagccaattaccttcttcgacttgatcattgatgtgtagtcctagatacgtggctacgggctatgcagagaggcttagtgtgtccctaggtagacctatgtgtaggaaagtttagagatgtccctagtggaactaagtctctactcgtaatctaggtgtgaggttcaatgatcgagccttgttgggaacggctGACGCGAGTATCCCCTTATCCAACTCTagccggttgggtgagtcgcatggtcctcgcgtcgtgtgggtaaagtagtacacccttgcaaggttataatcaattcgaattggcgcactctcggatatgagcaagctcttggttcgccgaATTCCTCTTAGAGAGTTCCGGTTTTGTTGGTCTTGGTTTCATGTCTTGTCAATGATCTATTGGTTATTATGTTACTCTTAATGTACTAAAATTGTTTAGGGGTTTAGGCAACATTAATCAATTCTGATAGGTGAAAGTatagagagctaatgcttatgcattaattacttaaccttaaagcttttacttgcgccttgcatgatccttgtttatttaatcgcgtaagtcttgcggagtaccttttgtactcagggtgctttctaaacctagttgcaggtgagccagaagtggtgcttggccacttctaccccgctgatccgagcgcgggggaagagtaggtcgtTATGactgtaatgatgtccttgagcaaggcgtcattactttagtaagtctttatcgtaatTGAGTTTCGTGAGAGCATgaaaatgcaataaactttatgtttctgtttaatatgactttcgtgagcccaaaaCTTGTAAGAgaagtttgaaacccacctatattgaacttgtaatattaagtgtgtAAAATTGCTCTTTTGTGGAatattggcgatgtattcgattgtaaacggtatgtgcatatgctgattctgggcgtatgttgaatcacataccgggactaccggatttgatattattttagatgaatgacgtgtcggttattcgtgtctctagatgtgggataacacgtggcatgcTCTCGGGCAAGCactgttaactctcatctagaTGATAATGActggcggttcgtttaaaataatatcaaattgggcggttctcacacaaGCTAGCTGCGCACTGACACTCTTCACATGTGCACCAGTATAGTTTCTATACCTACAAGGCCCACATCGATCTACTACTTTATGACGGGCCTTTTCTTTGACATGTGGCAAGGCTCTGCATCCCTAAACTCAGTACTCACCATGCCTCTGACTTTCTGATCATCTCACAATAACATGCCGGCAACTGAATTTGACTTCTCTCTACTGCTACACATAAAAGACGCTTTGCTGGTACTCTCCTTTGTATATACACATACTGATCTTGCCTTGCTAATTGACTGAACCTACACTACAGCTGCCTTTCTCACTGACTCGCACTTTGCCACTGGCATCCCCTACTGCCAAAACACAATCTGTGCATCATCTGAACCTACATCTACTAGGTACACCCTGACACTGATAGGGACTATCATCAGCTGAAGCTTTAATCATGTACTGATCAACCATGATCTGCTATGCTTCCCCTACCTGCACCTACTACTGCAACCCGGGGTCTCCTTTTGGTCAAGGCCTCACTCTCCTGTGGAACATGGATCTTGCGATGGCCACCACAAGCAATCTATCGCTGCATGTATCAACATAaactactgctgctgcttcatCTGACCCTGGGCATCAAGGCAGTAACTGCTAATCCTATACGGTGCACCCTATTCTTGTGAATTTATATGTCTGTTGCTGCTTCGACTGCATGACTACAACTACTACATCACGGATGCCCATTTCATTTCTAACACAAATATTCGTCTCTTGCATGGACTGAATTGGATCTCGATCTTGAGCCAACAGCACTGCACAACGTACCTACTCTAATACGCCGCAATGAGCTTTATTACTGCCTCACTCTTCTGGTACCCTTCTTTCGTCATCGACCGGCCAGCCGCCAGCAACACCTGACAACAAGCCACGGCCATGGGCCATGGCAGCATGATAATGGCGGCGGCGTGATCTCCTTTCGAGCAGATGTGGAGGGGCACCGGCAGTGGCGGCTCTTTCACCGTGACGTCGTTGGCGAGCGGAGCTTCTCGCGGGCAGCTCTGATGACAAGGGACGACCGTCCGTGCATCAAGTTCAATTTTGAACGAGTACATGCACACGTAGGCATACGGCTGAGATCGAGGAGTTCAAGTTTGACGATTGTATACCAGGGAAAAACTTTCCAACGGTATACCGCCGGAAAACCGGAAAAAATTCCTTCCGCTGGTAGCCGGGAAATGGAATTCCGGAAATTTTCGGTATTTTCCGTTTTAAATTTGGaagattcaaaaaaatttgtaaaaaattgggaaaataatatgataaaaaactaggcatttttctaagcaaataggactagaacacactcaaatctaagatcatttaCTAGGCTAAAATTGCATTTTAGTTGAAAAACAAGGTTATTTGTAGTCTAATGAGGTAGGATTTATAGCTTTTTAGTATCCGTACTATCAACGGGTTAAAAGAATATACCTTTTGAATGGAATGAGAAGTCTTCTTTATTTATCCTTGCACTTTCATCATATCTTCATTGTACTACGTGATATGCATAGGCATTGTTTATTAGATTGAACTTGGGCTTTTATATGGATTATGCAATTTATGTATTGTAAACTTATATTATGGTCTATGGATTGTAACTGTGTACTTATATTATTGTGATAAATTTAGTTTTCATGCATTTTATTTGTGATTTCATGTGACAATATGTATTTGTTATGAATAATTTGTATGTAATATATTTAATATGCATTGTATATTGCAATATACAATAGATACAAATAATATTCTatcaaattatttaattcttcatatgtTTGGAGCATTTTCTAGTAAAAAATGCCATTTTCCACCGGAAAGTCCAGAATTCCGCCGGAAAGTAGCGGAATTCCGCTGGAAAGTAGCGGAATTCCGCTCGGAATTTTCGGAATTCcgtttttcaaatttgaattcaccttCCGTTCGGAAAATGCAGTTTTCGGCGGAATTTCGTCCGGAATTCCGTTACCGGACGATCCCAGGATTTGTCTAAAAGTCGGAAAGGTTAACCCTGTTGTATACACGGTTGATTGGAGCTTGGGCAAGTGCATTCATCTCTGAAAGCAACACATACGTATACTGGCTGAGAAATACAGCCGCGTATACGGTATACATAATTAATTACATGTGCACGTGTACTGGGCCAAATTAAAGCAACCGTCGTGCAAATAGATTAGCTATGGGCCCATGGCCAAAATTGGGCTGTTATTATGTCATCTGTGGAGTTACAGCTAGCTAGGTGGGCTGCCCTTGTACGTGGCACATCGTTAACCATCTTTGATTAAGTCACTAAATCAAAGCCCAAGGTTTATTGCAAGACAAGCACTGATCTATCTGAATATATTTACTATTCCCTGCTTATTTATTTGTATTCCCATATGGCGAGGAACACTGATATCCGTGCACCATACTTATCAAAATATTTCTACCTTCTTATCAACAGGCGGGCCGGCACAAATATTAAAGCCGCGCATACAAAATTTTGGTACAAAATATCGTCgtacatatatattatatataaatacagaaaataaaaaagaataatAATGAAAATCAAAAGAAAGAATACAACCGAATGTGTACAACTACCTGCGGCCGTGGAAACACCGGCCCCATGGAAGAAAAACGACATGGTAAACATGAATCGTGGAACCacaatggaagaaaaagaataaaaaaatagaagacaTGGTACACGCCATGCCACTAGGTTCATGGGCCGAATTAGGTCCGAGAAACTATAAAAAACCCGCGCGttaatgcaaaaaattttaaacTATTTTTTCTAAAGTGAAATTTAAAAGTGGAAACATTAATATAATTGCAAGAAACATTTTTGTTAAGGATATTATACTTAATAGCATGTTCATCTTGGTTGAGAGATCAAGTCTTAAATGACAATAATTGATTGTGTTTCTGATATAAGAATTTTGTAGAAAGATAGCCATATGGACTTGCATGGAAGGCATTAATAGAAGTTACTAATGGATGATGATGTGGCTTTTAACTTAGTGGACTCAGATGGCTTGGACAGCTTGCATGTTAAGAGAAATATAGTGAATGGGGTCCACCAGCCTATCCACTAGATATTTCTCAACATGCAGCCTATTCACATCATTGCAGGGTCCACCAGCCACTACACCACTcattgaagttttttttttgattttctaTGGCTCACATCACTTATGCATGTACTTAAAATGAAGGAAAAAGTATACACACATATTTTTTCCTAATATTAGAAGGGGAAGTGAGTGGGTGGCATGAACCATATTTTAGCATGTATATATTACGGGTCTATGCAGATcatatgaaaagtgaaaagcATTCAGGAAGGAATTGAGTCGATCGGCGGGTTACTCAAGGGAAGAGggaaatgaaaaataaaaaggaagaaATAAAAGGAAGAAGGCTCGCTTGCATACTTCATTTTCCATTAAttccaaaacaaaataaaagtttTTGGAGTGTATGAGTACAAGATGAGGtgagaaaataaaaaacaaaaaaacatctATTATGTACTCGTGTACTCGTACGCGTGGTGAAAAAAGACTCCCGAAGCGGGGGCACGGttcaagaggggggggggggggcacgggGTGTGGTGCCTCTCTTAGGTGCTTGATAGCTGTAGAGGAGATAATAGATAGAGATTAACAATATAGGGGCGATATATCCATTCAAGACGAATTCATGCAAACTAAATTACGGTGGTGGAAAACTATCAAAGACTACGAATGCAAAATGGAAAGAAGATCTGAGTAATTTGATAAAGTTAATTGCTCTATAAGTGTTGTAgtactcttttttttaaaaaaaattaatgaacCGGGTTTGCGCACAAATCTAAATCCTATTCTAAGAAAATTTGATATGGCTCGCAAAACAATTTACCACACACGTTTTGATTCATGTGTTTGTGAGAATGTCTTCATCCCGCTGCAACGCACCACTACAATAGAAACCGTCGTTGGCCAGAACCAGAACTGAGTGAACATATCTTTGTCGTTTTTTGTTTGGACAGAAAAAATGTTTGTCGTTTTTTGTTTGGACAGAAAAAATGTTTTTTACTACACTCGTCAGCATGTAGAACTGACAAATTTAAAAACAAGAAGCATCTTTCGCTGTTTACATACTTGACGTGAATGTTTGCTAGTAGAAAAATAAAGTTGGAAAATGGGAATCTCGCCTCGTCGCGTCCCTTGGGAAGGGCACTTGGCGTGTTGCTAGACGATCATCcatgatgcatgcatgctaCAATTAATTTGTTTCAGAGTCCCGTAGCAGCAAATAATTAAGCAAATTCCATAAGTTTGGGATACATAAATCAGTCGTAGAATTGGAGGAGTAGTGTTTTTATATTGGAATTTGGAGGAGTTGCATTAGAGACACGATCGTATGGAACAAAAAGACTGGAGCCGGTACGATTGCTGTACGTTCTATCGGCAGTATATATGGCGACACAGGGGACGGcagtggcggaaccaggattgagtcgaaccccgggccgagttttaaaTATAGACGTTCACAAACTCACagttcaaaagatacatgaaaatATAAACGGAAATATAGATAACATAAAAAAGCGTCATCGCGAagtaatatatttattcttcttcagcaattgatccaagTCCTTCTTCAACAATTGATCCAAATCCAGAGGTAGAAACTactgcaaaatgaaaaaaatttgggccgaaccccgggccatggcccgggtggcccggggtgtgCATCCGCCCCTGGGGGACGGGACGTGGCCATTGCATCTCACGGCACGACCGCAAGTCCGCAACCccgctcgtcctcgtcctcgtgcTCTAGCCTCTAGAGTAGAGTAGAACCAAGAAATCATCATGAAGTCGATGAAGTTTGTTTGGtgcatggcggcggccgcgatcTGCTTTTTCCTCCTAGCAGTTGGCGTTCATCGTGCGGAGGCCCGTCCTCACCGTGAACGTCAGACAAATGATTACCTTCGTGGACGCCGGCAACCGACCGCGAACATCTGAGAAGACGGTGATGTCACGTGCTTGGTTCTATCCCTATGGTATGTCGGACTCATCTCACCGAAACCATGCAACCGGGCGCGTCTCCGATGGTCTGGTGCAATCTGACATCCTGGGTACGTAGCTTTACACAGATCATGCATTGACCTGTTGCTTAATTATACTGATGACGATGATCGCTGCTGATATATATGTTATATATGGTTTTGTAATTCTGCACAACAGCAAAGATCCTAGGGCAGGATGAGTCCCCTCCGCCGTCCAGAGTCCGGAGGTCCAACCCGTCCGGGGTGAACTTCGCCGTCGGCGGCTCGGGCGTGTTCGACAGCGCGGAGGCACCTTCGCTCCGCCAGCAGGTGGACCAGTTCAAGAGCTTGCTGGACAACGGCATCATCGACCACGGGGACCTGCAGCGATCGGTGGCGCTCGTCGCCGTCTCCACCGGCCGCGACTACTTCCAGCGCATCAACCAAGAGACCGGCTCCGGCGACATGAGAGGCCTGAGTGGACAGGTGACGGACGAGATCGTGGACGCCGTGACCCGGATCAAGGGCCTGGGCGTGAGCAAGGTGCTGGTGAACCTGCTGCCCACGCTCAGTTGCCTACCATGGCAGTCCATCGCCAGCAACTACGCCCACTGTGACGATCAAGGCAACATGCTCGCCGGCATGCACAACTCGGCTCTCAGAGGGAAGCTCGAATCGTCGCCGCAAGACGTGTACATGCTCGACCTCTACACCGTCTTCGCTGACATTGTGCAATCAAACTCTGGTATGTGCTGATCGTGATCGATGCcatcagtggcggagccaggaatttgCGGCTGGGTATGCCATAtttcaaagcaaatacacaataTAATGGACGATAAGTTATAATGATCATAACAAATCTATAATAGTAACCAAAATTTAAGTTCTAaacataaataattaaataatattacAAAACAGTGGTCCGAGAGGGCCACCGGTCAGAGGAGGGccttggacgtcgttatcttggccGCCGGTGCCCGGTGGGCTGGTGGTAGGCACCTTCTATTCTTCGCAACTCGCGCTAGCAGGAGAGGACGCAAGCCATGGCCCATGTGGACGAGGACATGAAGGTCGCGAGGCCGTCAGGTCTCCGGTTGCCGATCACTAGAGTGGGGGAGCATTCGAGCGGAGAGCCACCGTCCCGTCGAGCACCGAGCACCGACTGGACGCGACTCGCATAGTAGGACACGAGCGGTACTCCACAGCGTTGAGATCACATGAGGGACGTAAGTTTCTGCATTTCTAGGCTTGGTTCGTGAGCTTTGGTGTATTGAGCCAATGAACCATATTTGACAgtataagagcaactccaaaagACTCTATATCTTTCCTCTCATTCCtaggaatagagattttgatggaaaaataCCCTACAACAGTTTCTCTAAGTGGCTATCCAAATGTAGCCATCCCCTGTTCTGTATTTCTTGCTAACTAAAGATAGATAACGAAAATGGCTTTCTAGAGCGTACACAAGATATATAAAAACTGTTGGAGAGTGAAAACATATAGAAAACCACTTTGATGTAGAAGGCTCttcaaatgataatttagatAGTGTGTTTTAGaaagactcttggagatgcaTCTATATATCTTTACTAGTATTTCCTTCCAAATCTTGGGTATGCCAAGGAATACAGGGGCATACCCCTAGCTCCGCCCATGGATGCCATTGCATGGTGGTACGTAATTCGATCTATCCAACAACAACTAACAGTAATTCATCTAAATTGGATGCAGGCCCTCAGTTGCAGGAGACGCACACTCCCTGCTCCTCTAACCAGGAGGACCCCATCAATGGCTATTGCGGGCAGGAGGACGGCAATGGCAGAGAGCAGTACAGCCTTTGTGACAACCCAGATAGCTTCTTCTTCTGGGACTACATCCACCCCACGCAGGCAGGCTGGGAGGCCGTCATAGAACGCCTCAAAGGATCCATCGAAGAATTCCTCGAAGAATCCATCGAAGAATTCCTGGATATATTGTCCATCGAAGACATTATTAGCCTTAAGCGAAGAAAATTATAGCAGCCTTCCTTATTAGCTGCCCTCTAGGTGTAGTTGAACCATTTGGACCTGGGACTTGGTCTCAACATTCTTattttaccccccccccccccctccccctctccaaATGCCCACCAAACATAAGCTTCGCCTTTGAATATTTGGGCGAGGGCATTCACGGTACCATTTGGTTCATGAGACAAAGTGGGAAAAtagtaaaaccagttttgttagctttgttttcatgcctattatctaagataattttcttggatttgtttagtttagtttgcattccttttctgatttaccttgtttagagtggctgaaaactattatatttatgattaattataggaaaatgcttttgctgcaaaactaaTTTTAATGAGTTCTTTGTGAtg
This genomic interval from Panicum virgatum strain AP13 chromosome 8K, P.virgatum_v5, whole genome shotgun sequence contains the following:
- the LOC120646438 gene encoding GDSL esterase/lipase At5g03610-like, with protein sequence MATIVNQMGNAGNNGPRAEPQVNRFGDFFRTNPPIFRGSKDPLDADFWLNVIEEKLVLIECHFSRDCPSLRRGGAFNAPRPNNPLPQAQRQEAKPQQAPKHGRLNYTTAEEIPENAEVLMAKILGQDESPPPSRVRRSNPSGVNFAVGGSGVFDSAEAPSLRQQVDQFKSLLDNGIIDHGDLQRSVALVAVSTGRDYFQRINQETGSGDMRGLSGQVTDEIVDAVTRIKGLGVSKVLVNLLPTLSCLPWQSIASNYAHCDDQGNMLAGMHNSALRGKLESSPQDVYMLDLYTVFADIVQSNSGPQLQETHTPCSSNQEDPINGYCGQEDGNGREQYSLCDNPDSFFFWDYIHPTQAGWEAVIERLKGSIEEFLEESIEEFLDILSIEDIISLKRRKL